The nucleotide sequence CTCCTAGCGTGAGCTGATAACAAAACAGCGCCCCCGGAATGCTCTTTGTGAGTGTGCCGGGGGCGCTTTCTTGCTGATTTCATCCTGCAGTGACGCTAAACTTCAAGAAAATCATTTGCAATTGCCGGACAAGTTCGCTATAATAGGTATGCGATGAGAGAAAGAATGGGGTGGTGCAAATGGCGATTGCAGTAATTTTAGCGGCGGGGTATGGTACACGTATGGGCGGTTTAATGCCAAAACAGTTTTGGCCGATCGAAGGGCGCACTGTCCTGGAACATACGGTGGAAGCGTTTCTGCAGCATCCCGGTATCACAGAAGTTGCTTTGGTGGTGCCGCAGGCACAGCTGCAATGGGTCCAGATGCTCTTTGCCGAAGTCCCGAAAGTCAAGAAAATCTTGGCCGGCGGCGCAACGCGCAGCGAATCCAGCCTAATTGCCGTGCGGGCTTATGCCGATCAACCGGATGGTTGGCTTCTCTTTCATGACGGAGCGAGACCCTTAGTCACGGCAGAGACGATTACCGCTGCGATTGATGC is from Negativicutes bacterium and encodes:
- a CDS encoding 2-C-methyl-D-erythritol 4-phosphate cytidylyltransferase, with product MAIAVILAAGYGTRMGGLMPKQFWPIEGRTVLEHTVEAFLQHPGITEVALVVPQAQLQWVQMLFAEVPKVKKILAGGATRSESSLIAVRAYADQPDGWLLFHDGARPLVTAETITAAIDAAANYEAVTAAIPSVDTILVSNVNGSEIDTIPERRLMYRCQTPQAFRQRVIAKAYELAAKDNSQSASDDCGVIRKYLPEVKIGIIPGSEENIKLTFARDMEFLAEQFKKQ